A stretch of DNA from Granulicella pectinivorans:
CCCGTCGAGTCCGCTCGCGTCACCCTCACCGGTCCCACCCGCACCCCGCAAACCACCCTTTCCACCGCCGATGGCCGCTTCCGTTTCGACGCCATCCCACCCGGCCCCTACACGCTCACGGTCAAGGCCGCCGGCCTCGCCATCACCGGGGCCTCCGGAATCGCCAACCCCGGCGAAACCACCGAAGCCCCCGCTTTTGCCCTCCCGCTCACCGCCGCCCAGGCCACCATCGATGTCGTCGCCTCCCGGGAAGACGTGGCCGCCGCCCAGGTTGAAGTCGAAGAGAAGCAGCGCGTCCTCGCCATCTTTCCCAACTTCTACGTCACCTATATCCAGAATCCCGCACCCATGACGGTGAAGCAGAAGTTCGGCATGGCCTGGAAGACCTCCATCGATCCCGTCTCCTTCCTGATGACCGGCGTCGTCGCCGGCATCGAACAGGCCGGCAACACCTACTCGGGATACGGCCAGGGAGCCGCCGGTTACGGCCGCCGCTACGGTGCCTCCTACGGCGACGACACCATCAGCACCTTCATCGCCGGAGCCATCCTGCCCTCGGTCCTCCACCAGGACCCCCGCTACTTCTATAAAGGCACCGGCTCCATCAAATCCCGCGCCTGGTATGCAATCCGGTTCGTCGGCATCTGCAAAGGCGACAACG
This window harbors:
- a CDS encoding carboxypeptidase-like regulatory domain-containing protein is translated as MLKRQQERTLQLLCLLACLTAGPILHAQALLLDEALPEAPGFEQLQSTLTGTVKDIHGTPVESARVTLTGPTRTPQTTLSTADGRFRFDAIPPGPYTLTVKAAGLAITGASGIANPGETTEAPAFALPLTAAQATIDVVASREDVAAAQVEVEEKQRVLAIFPNFYVTYIQNPAPMTVKQKFGMAWKTSIDPVSFLMTGVVAGIEQAGNTYSGYGQGAAGYGRRYGASYGDDTISTFIAGAILPSVLHQDPRYFYKGTGSIKSRAWYAIRFVGICKGDNGKWQPNYSNVFGNLATAAISNAYYPAENRDGIGLTLGNALLGTAEGAIGNLFQEFLVRKLTPHVPDYGAVDKP